Proteins encoded in a region of the Ruegeria sp. AD91A genome:
- the kynU gene encoding kynureninase: MTDFAATKAMFDLPEGVIYLDGNSLGPLPKSAGARVQRMLTEEWGQMLITGWNKAGWMGLPTGLGDRIGRLIGAEPGSVVTGDTLSIKVYQALASALELNPDRKVVLSDNGNFPSDLYMADGLLRSLGDDYELRIVDPESVADAITEEVAVLMLTEVDYRSGRMHDMKALTELAHANGVVTVWDLAHSAGAIPVDLSGCNADLAVGCTYKYLNGGPGAPAFIYVAPRLADNTRPALSGWLGHEAPFAFDLDYRPGNGIERMRVGTPPIIQMTALSAAMDIWDMADMADVRAKSVELTELFIERVEATCPDLQLASPRNPELRGSQISFRFKEGYAAMQALIARGVIGDFRSPDIMRFGFTPLYIDEGDVERAVEIIADIMQNRLWDTPEYKIRQRVT; encoded by the coding sequence ATGACTGATTTTGCAGCAACCAAAGCCATGTTCGACCTGCCCGAGGGTGTCATCTATCTGGATGGCAACTCTCTGGGCCCTCTGCCGAAATCGGCAGGCGCGCGAGTACAAAGGATGCTGACCGAAGAATGGGGCCAAATGCTGATCACCGGATGGAACAAGGCAGGTTGGATGGGCTTGCCCACCGGGCTTGGCGACCGGATTGGTCGTCTGATCGGAGCAGAGCCCGGCAGCGTGGTGACCGGGGACACTTTGTCGATCAAGGTCTATCAGGCCCTGGCTTCGGCCCTTGAACTGAATCCGGATCGCAAAGTGGTTCTGTCGGATAACGGGAACTTTCCGTCGGACCTGTACATGGCGGATGGCCTGTTGCGGTCACTCGGCGACGACTACGAATTGCGGATTGTCGATCCCGAATCCGTAGCCGACGCGATCACCGAAGAGGTCGCCGTTCTTATGTTGACCGAGGTGGATTACCGCTCGGGCCGCATGCACGACATGAAAGCGCTGACCGAACTGGCACATGCCAACGGTGTAGTGACGGTCTGGGATCTGGCCCATTCCGCAGGGGCCATTCCCGTGGACCTTTCAGGGTGCAACGCCGATTTAGCGGTCGGGTGTACTTACAAGTACCTCAACGGAGGTCCCGGCGCACCGGCCTTCATCTATGTCGCACCCAGATTGGCAGACAACACACGCCCCGCCCTGTCCGGTTGGCTGGGGCACGAAGCGCCCTTTGCCTTCGATCTCGATTACCGCCCCGGCAACGGCATTGAGCGGATGCGGGTGGGAACGCCACCCATCATCCAGATGACGGCATTGTCGGCCGCCATGGACATCTGGGATATGGCGGACATGGCCGACGTTCGCGCCAAATCGGTTGAACTGACCGAGCTTTTCATAGAACGCGTCGAGGCAACCTGCCCGGATCTGCAACTGGCCAGCCCCCGCAATCCAGAGCTGCGTGGCAGCCAGATCTCGTTCCGTTTCAAGGAAGGGTATGCCGCCATGCAGGCCCTGATCGCCCGCGGCGTGATCGGAGATTTTCGTTCACCCGACATAATGCGGTTCGGCTTTACACCTTTGTATATCGACGAAGGCGATGTCGAACGCGCCGTCGAGATTATCGCCGATATCATGCAGAACCGCCTGTGGGACACGCCCGAATACAAGATCCGTCAGCGCGTTACCTGA
- a CDS encoding isoprenylcysteine carboxylmethyltransferase family protein: MRWIDVPPVWLIAFAGLAWLQAKYLKLGLSLEGGLTDLLSGVLIGGGLLMAVLAVVEFRRHKTTVVPHETPSSMVQSGIYKRSRNPIYAGDVLILAGLILRFDAVLSLVLVPVFVWVLERRFILPEEDRLRRTFRADFARYERKTRRWI, from the coding sequence ATGCGCTGGATAGATGTGCCGCCGGTTTGGCTGATTGCTTTTGCTGGGCTTGCCTGGTTGCAGGCCAAGTATCTGAAACTCGGCCTGTCGCTTGAGGGCGGTTTGACGGACCTTCTGAGCGGGGTGCTGATCGGAGGTGGCCTCCTGATGGCTGTCTTGGCAGTGGTCGAATTCCGCCGCCACAAGACAACTGTCGTTCCGCATGAAACACCGTCGTCTATGGTGCAATCAGGTATCTACAAGCGCAGTCGGAATCCGATCTATGCAGGCGATGTTCTGATCCTTGCAGGTCTTATTCTTCGTTTTGACGCCGTATTGTCCCTGGTTCTTGTACCAGTCTTCGTCTGGGTGTTGGAGCGTCGGTTCATCCTGCCGGAAGAAGATCGCCTGCGTCGAACCTTTCGCGCCGACTTCGCGCGTTATGAACGCAAGACACGGCGCTGGATCTAG
- a CDS encoding Re/Si-specific NAD(P)(+) transhydrogenase subunit alpha: protein MKIGTPKEILDGENRVAMTPDSAVQLQKLGYECLIEKGAGVAAGFSDAAYEAAGVEVVKTAASLWKTADIIAKVRIPTETELKRLTKGKTLISFFNPAGNEEGMELAKSKGANVIAMEMVPRISRAQKMDALSSMANIAGYRAVIEAGNNFGRFFTGQVTAAGKVPPAKVLIVGAGVAGLAAIGTSTSLGAITYAFDVRPEVAEQVESMGAEFVYLDFEEDQQDGAATGGYASVQSEEFRNAQLAKFRELAPEIDIVITTALIPNRPAPKLWLEDMVKAMKPGSVIVDLAAERGGNVEGTVPDEKVVTPNGVTIIGYTDFPSRMAAQSSSLYATNIRHMMTDLTPEKDGQINHDMEDDVIRGSTVTYEGEITFPPPPPKVQAIAAQKKPEVKELTPEEKKAQEVAAFKAQTKQQFTLLGVGGALMLLVGLIAPASFMQHFIVFVLAIFVGFQVIWGVAHSLHTPLMAITNAISSIIIVGALMQIGSGSFLVILLAALSLFMAGINIVGGFLVTRRMLAMFQKS from the coding sequence GTGAAGATAGGCACGCCAAAGGAAATACTGGACGGCGAGAACCGGGTCGCGATGACACCGGACTCGGCCGTGCAACTGCAAAAACTGGGCTATGAGTGCCTGATCGAAAAAGGAGCGGGTGTTGCCGCCGGTTTTTCGGACGCGGCGTATGAGGCTGCGGGCGTAGAGGTGGTCAAGACAGCAGCGTCGCTGTGGAAAACCGCAGATATCATCGCCAAGGTTCGGATCCCGACCGAGACCGAGCTGAAACGTCTGACCAAGGGCAAAACGCTGATTTCCTTCTTCAACCCTGCGGGCAACGAAGAGGGGATGGAACTGGCCAAATCCAAAGGCGCGAATGTCATCGCCATGGAGATGGTGCCGCGCATCTCCCGTGCGCAGAAGATGGATGCGCTGTCTTCGATGGCGAACATCGCGGGTTACCGCGCGGTTATCGAAGCTGGCAACAACTTTGGCCGCTTTTTTACCGGTCAGGTGACGGCAGCCGGCAAGGTGCCGCCTGCCAAGGTGCTGATCGTCGGTGCCGGTGTGGCCGGTCTGGCGGCCATCGGAACCTCGACCTCGCTGGGTGCGATTACCTATGCCTTTGACGTGCGCCCGGAAGTGGCCGAACAGGTCGAATCGATGGGGGCCGAGTTCGTCTATCTGGACTTTGAGGAAGACCAGCAGGACGGTGCGGCGACCGGTGGCTATGCCAGCGTTCAGTCCGAGGAATTCCGCAATGCGCAGCTGGCCAAGTTCCGCGAACTGGCCCCGGAAATAGACATTGTCATCACGACGGCCCTGATCCCCAACCGCCCGGCACCAAAGCTGTGGCTGGAAGATATGGTCAAGGCAATGAAGCCGGGCTCGGTCATTGTTGATCTTGCGGCTGAGCGTGGCGGAAACGTCGAAGGCACGGTGCCTGACGAAAAGGTCGTAACCCCCAATGGCGTGACCATCATCGGTTACACCGACTTCCCCAGCCGGATGGCGGCGCAGTCCTCCTCGCTGTATGCCACCAACATCCGTCACATGATGACGGACCTGACGCCTGAAAAGGACGGTCAGATCAACCACGACATGGAAGACGACGTGATCCGCGGCTCGACCGTGACCTATGAGGGTGAGATCACCTTCCCGCCACCACCACCCAAGGTGCAGGCGATCGCGGCGCAGAAGAAACCCGAGGTCAAGGAACTGACCCCGGAAGAGAAAAAGGCGCAGGAGGTTGCGGCGTTCAAGGCACAGACCAAGCAGCAGTTCACCCTGCTGGGGGTTGGCGGCGCGCTGATGCTGTTGGTGGGGCTGATCGCTCCGGCCAGCTTCATGCAGCACTTCATCGTCTTTGTGCTGGCCATTTTTGTAGGCTTCCAGGTGATCTGGGGCGTTGCGCACAGCCTGCACACTCCGTTGATGGCGATCACCAATGCGATCTCTTCGATCATCATAGTAGGGGCGCTAATGCAGATCGGGTCGGGGTCGTTCCTGGTCATCCTGCTGGCGGCGCTGTCGCTCTTTATGGCTGGGATCAACATTGTTGGTGGCTTCCTCGTAACCCGGCGCATGCTCGCCATGTTCCAGAAATCTTAA
- a CDS encoding NAD(P)(+) transhydrogenase (Re/Si-specific) subunit beta, which translates to MIGFTSAAYVVAAVLFILSLGGLSNQESAKRAVWYGIVGMALAVFATLVGPGSGLWLLSILLIIGGGLIGQYVAQRVQMTEMPQLVAAMHSLVGLAAVFVGFNAHFEIGNVAQVMAIADSASQADLSDLGAFAKLIAKKTPAELAILHVELFLGIFIGAITFTGSVVAYGKLAGKVTSAATKLPGGHALNATAAGLSLICLIWYTSTGGLFPLFLMTLAALFIGYHLIMGIGGADMPVVVSMLNSYSGWAAAAIGFSLGNDLLIVVGALVGSSGAILSYIMCKAMNRHFVSVILGGFGGPQGEQMAVEGEQIAIEADGVAAALNDADSVVIIPGYGMAVAQAQQSVSELVRKLRAQGKNVRFAIHPVAGRLPGHMNVLLAEAKVPYDIVLEMDEINDDFPDTDVAIVIGSNDIVNPAAQEDPNSPIAGMPVLECWKAKQVFVSKRGQGTGYSGIENPLFFKENTRMFYGDAKASLDKLLPMID; encoded by the coding sequence ATGATTGGCTTCACTTCTGCCGCTTATGTTGTTGCGGCTGTCCTTTTCATCCTGTCGCTCGGCGGCCTTTCGAACCAGGAAAGCGCCAAGCGCGCGGTTTGGTACGGTATCGTCGGTATGGCGCTGGCGGTGTTTGCTACCCTGGTGGGTCCGGGTTCGGGTCTGTGGCTGCTGTCCATCCTGCTGATCATCGGCGGTGGCCTGATCGGTCAATATGTGGCGCAGCGCGTCCAGATGACCGAGATGCCGCAACTGGTGGCTGCGATGCACTCGCTGGTCGGTCTTGCGGCCGTGTTCGTTGGCTTCAACGCCCATTTCGAGATTGGCAACGTGGCGCAGGTCATGGCGATCGCTGACAGTGCAAGCCAGGCGGACCTGTCCGATCTGGGCGCTTTTGCCAAACTGATCGCCAAGAAAACCCCGGCTGAGCTGGCAATCCTGCATGTGGAACTGTTCCTGGGCATCTTTATCGGTGCGATCACCTTTACCGGTTCGGTCGTCGCCTATGGCAAGCTCGCAGGTAAAGTGACCTCGGCAGCGACCAAGCTGCCCGGAGGCCATGCGCTGAATGCGACGGCGGCAGGTCTCTCGCTGATCTGCCTGATCTGGTACACATCGACAGGGGGCCTGTTCCCGCTGTTCCTGATGACGCTGGCCGCGTTGTTCATCGGTTATCACCTGATCATGGGCATCGGTGGTGCTGACATGCCGGTGGTTGTGTCGATGCTGAACAGCTATTCCGGCTGGGCGGCTGCGGCGATTGGCTTCTCGCTGGGCAACGACCTGCTGATCGTGGTTGGTGCGCTCGTGGGCTCGTCAGGTGCGATCCTGTCCTACATCATGTGTAAAGCGATGAACCGTCATTTTGTCAGCGTGATCCTGGGCGGCTTTGGCGGTCCGCAAGGTGAGCAGATGGCTGTTGAGGGCGAGCAGATCGCAATCGAAGCCGACGGTGTGGCTGCGGCCTTGAACGATGCCGACAGCGTGGTGATCATCCCCGGTTACGGTATGGCCGTGGCACAGGCGCAGCAGTCGGTTTCCGAACTGGTGCGCAAGCTGCGGGCGCAAGGCAAGAACGTACGCTTTGCGATCCACCCTGTTGCGGGCCGCTTGCCGGGCCACATGAACGTATTGCTGGCCGAAGCGAAGGTGCCGTATGACATCGTTCTGGAAATGGATGAGATCAACGATGACTTTCCGGACACCGATGTGGCCATCGTCATCGGCTCAAACGACATCGTGAACCCTGCGGCGCAGGAAGACCCCAACAGCCCCATCGCCGGGATGCCGGTTCTGGAGTGTTGGAAGGCCAAGCAAGTGTTCGTGTCAAAGCGCGGTCAGGGCACCGGGTACTCGGGTATCGAAAACCCGCTGTTCTTCAAGGAGAACACCCGCATGTTCTATGGCGACGCAAAAGCCAGCTTGGACAAGCTGCTGCCCATGATCGACTGA
- a CDS encoding VOC family protein, whose protein sequence is MEKVNGIGGVFFRARDPKALSAWYEKHLGVDYYDPVPWKQREGYTVFAPFAEDTEYFGRADQQWMINFRVDDLAAMTAQLEQAGITVEADPDWDSEVGKFARIHDPEGNPIELWQPNQ, encoded by the coding sequence ATGGAGAAGGTGAACGGCATTGGCGGTGTGTTCTTTCGCGCCCGCGACCCAAAGGCGTTGAGCGCCTGGTATGAGAAGCACCTGGGTGTCGATTACTATGACCCCGTGCCCTGGAAGCAGCGTGAAGGCTATACGGTCTTTGCGCCATTCGCCGAGGACACCGAGTACTTCGGTCGGGCCGATCAGCAGTGGATGATCAATTTCCGTGTTGATGATCTGGCCGCGATGACGGCGCAGCTTGAGCAAGCTGGAATTACAGTGGAAGCCGATCCGGACTGGGACAGCGAGGTTGGAAAATTCGCCCGCATCCATGATCCCGAAGGCAACCCCATCGAGCTGTGGCAGCCAAATCAATGA
- a CDS encoding DUF3422 family protein — protein MTPIDDHPLRYALANELHARPFPVASMPCTVVFLAIKKPEAAVARDRCEDLAHLIDLLDRHGAQHPQPDATHYAGQIGRHWLKWEQHTEFVTYTAIAQNVSDRAFNPADFEVFPPDWLMASPGQRVTSAMVRVVKRESDDVVKSKLLDWFEPESLAVARVLDDAAICASDFRIDPAGHMRFALFVAEGTGRRRTGRIIQRLCEIETYKAMSMLGFARVKQLMPRIGELDGQLTRLMGQMTDNSAQPDVLLQDLLSTSIELETLSARCSFRFGATGAYEAIVNQRIEVLREQRFEGGQNFADFMMRRYDPAIRTVKSTERRLQALSDRAIRAGELLRTRVDVERSAQNQALLESMDRRADLALRLQHTVEGLSVVAISYYAVSLVSYLLYPLTASGISKGMLTAAVTIPVVAGVWYAVRRIRKRLG, from the coding sequence ATGACACCGATAGATGACCATCCCCTTCGCTATGCGCTGGCCAATGAACTGCATGCTCGACCGTTCCCGGTCGCGTCAATGCCCTGTACGGTGGTCTTTCTGGCGATCAAGAAACCAGAGGCTGCGGTCGCTCGTGATCGTTGTGAGGATTTGGCTCACTTGATCGACCTGCTGGACCGCCACGGCGCGCAGCATCCTCAACCTGATGCAACACATTACGCGGGTCAGATTGGTCGCCACTGGTTGAAGTGGGAGCAGCATACCGAATTCGTGACCTACACCGCGATCGCTCAGAACGTGAGTGATCGCGCCTTCAACCCGGCCGACTTTGAAGTCTTTCCGCCTGATTGGCTGATGGCCAGCCCGGGGCAAAGGGTAACGTCGGCGATGGTGCGCGTCGTTAAACGCGAAAGTGACGATGTGGTGAAGTCAAAACTGCTGGATTGGTTCGAGCCGGAAAGCCTGGCCGTGGCCAGAGTATTGGACGATGCCGCCATTTGCGCCAGTGACTTTCGTATCGATCCGGCAGGACATATGCGTTTTGCTTTATTCGTGGCCGAGGGCACCGGACGGCGCCGGACGGGGCGAATTATTCAGCGACTATGCGAAATCGAAACGTATAAGGCGATGTCGATGCTGGGTTTTGCGCGCGTCAAGCAGCTGATGCCGCGTATCGGGGAACTGGACGGGCAACTCACCCGGTTGATGGGGCAGATGACCGACAACTCGGCTCAGCCTGACGTGCTTTTGCAGGATTTGCTGTCAACGTCGATTGAACTCGAAACTTTGTCGGCCCGGTGCTCCTTCCGGTTCGGCGCCACGGGCGCTTATGAGGCTATCGTCAACCAGCGGATCGAAGTGTTGCGAGAACAGCGTTTCGAGGGTGGTCAGAATTTTGCCGATTTCATGATGCGTCGCTATGACCCCGCAATTCGCACCGTGAAATCTACGGAACGCCGCCTTCAGGCCTTGTCGGACCGGGCCATCCGTGCTGGTGAACTGCTGCGGACTAGGGTGGATGTTGAACGCAGCGCGCAAAACCAGGCGTTGCTGGAAAGCATGGACCGTCGCGCCGATCTGGCACTTCGTTTGCAGCACACGGTAGAGGGGCTTTCTGTCGTTGCCATCAGCTATTATGCGGTTTCGCTGGTCAGCTACCTTTTGTATCCGTTGACGGCCTCTGGCATCAGCAAAGGCATGCTGACAGCGGCGGTTACGATCCCTGTTGTCGCCGGGGTGTGGTACGCGGTCCGACGTATTCGCAAACGGCTCGGTTAA